The window TCCCGACACCCATAATCGTCGCAATATCCGTAAATAATAGCAAGAAAAAGGGTAGTGATCCTCCGGCAATTGCATAATGTGCAAAACTAGCATCTGCCTTTTTTTTGAAAAAAAATGACATTCCGATAAAGAATAGTGATAATACTATCGTAAGTGTCCATGTCCAAAAGCTCAAACCCATGAAATCCCTCCTTTCGGAACTATTCCCTGTGTACCACACAATTCAAACACTATTCTGAATTTAATTTAATAATTTAATGCATATAAAGCTTGTAGTAAAAAAAGCATACGAAAAAAGCAGCACCATAGTTTGGTACTGCCCTTACATTATTTTATATTATCCTCTAAGCTCTGCTCCTACTTGTTCAGCAAGTGCTTTCAATACTTTGTTATGTGCATTTACTACTTCTTCGTCCGTAAGGGTACGCTCTGGATCGAAGTATGTTAGAGAGAATGCAACCGATTTTTTACCTGGCTCCATTTTTTCTCCTTCATATAAATCGAATAGATGTACATTTTTCAGTAATCTTCCACCCGAAAGTTGAATAATTGCTTGAAGCTCACCAGTAGCTTTTTCACTGTCTACAACTAGTGCAATATCACGTGTAATTGACGGGAATTTAGAAACAGGTGCATAATATAATGCTTCTACTTCTTTGTTTAGCACTTTTGCTAAATTCATTTCCACCACATATGTTTCTTTCAAATCACGAGCTTTTTGCTCAGATGGGTGTAATTGAGCGATTAGTCCGATTTCTTCTCCTGCTAACTTAATAGAAGCTGTACGTCCAGGATGTAAGCCATCTACTACTGCACGCTCAAATGTAAGCTCATTTGTATGTCCAAGAAGGTCCATTAATCCTTCCACAATTCCTTTTAATACAAAGAAATCCACTGCTTTTTTCTCACCTTGCCAGCTATGGTCTAACCATTTACCAGAGATTACTGCTGCTAGATGCTCTTGCTCATGAGGTAAACCTGATTCTGTTTCACCTAAGAAAACTGATCCTACTTCATATAGTGCAACTGTATCCGCTTGACGAGCTGTATTATACGTAACAGCTTCAAGTAAATGCGGGATTAGACTTTGGCGTAGGATGCTACGTTCTTCACTCATCGGCATTAATAATTCTGTCACTGGAGCAGTTTCTAAAGCAAATTTCTGTGACATTTCTTTGGAAGTTAATGAATACGTAATTGCTTGATATAGACCAGCACCTTCTAAGTAGGCACGTACTTGACGACGTTTTGCTTGATATGATGATAATCCGCCTGGTTTGGATTCCTCGACTGGTAATGTCATTGGAATTTCATCATAGCCATACATACGAGCAATTTCTTCTATTATATCTTCTTCGATTTTAATATCCTGGCGACGAGTTGGCGCTTTAATGTACAAAAGACCGTTTGCTGCTTGGTAATCAAATTTTAATCTAGATAAAATAGATGTCATATCCTCTAAGGAAATCTTCATCCCTAAACGGTTATTGATAAAGTCTGGAGATACAACCACTTCAATAGGAGTTTTGTCTAGCTCATCAACAATCACAGAACCCGCCAACACTTCTCCTCCTGCAAGCTCTGCAAGAAGGCTTGCTGCACGCTCAGCCGCAAGAATTACACGATTTGGGTCGACACCTTTTTCAAAACGTGCACTCGCATCACTGCGTAAGTTATGATCTTTTGATGTTTGACGAACAGAACCACCTACAAAGTATGCTGACTCGATTACAACGGTCGTCGTTCCATCGTGAACTTCTGAATTAGCTCCACCCATCACACCGGCAATTGCAACTGGCTCATTTCCATTTGTAATAACTAAGTGATTCGATTTCAAAGTACGTTCTTGATCATCAAGGGTAACAATTTTTTCTCCTTCACCCGCAAGACGAACAACAATTTCTTTTGTTTCTAGACGGTCATAGTCAAATGCATGAAGTGGTTGACCGTATTCCATTAGTACATAGTTCGTAATGTCTACTACATTATTATGTGGGCGAACTCCAGCAGCCATTAAACGATGCTGTAACCAAAGTGGTGATTCTTTTACTTGAATATTTTTCACAACTTTAGCAATATACATCGGATTTTCTTCGATTGCATCTACTTTAAGATTTAAGTAATCCGTTGCTTTTTCATTACTCTCAGAATAGGCTGCTTCTGGGTATTTCATATCTTCGGATAAAATTGCGCCAACTTCATACGCTACACCAAGCATACTCAATGCATCCGAACGGTTTGGTGTTAATCCAAGCTCTAAAACAACATCATCTAAACCTAGTAATGGAAGAACACTTTCCCCAGGAACTGCTGTTTCGGGAAGAACATAAATCCCATCAGCATATGCTTTAGAGACTAGTCGTCCTTCAATCCCTAATTCTTGAAGAGAACAAATCATACCGTTCGATTCTTCCCCGCGAAGCTTAGCTTTTTTAATCTTCATGCCCCCTGGAAGTACTGCTCCTGGACGAGCAACGATTACTTTTTGCCCTGCTTCTACATTAGGTGCTCCACAAATAATTTGTGTAGTTTCTTCACCAACATCTACCTGACAAATATTTAGTTTATCTGCTTCTGGGTGCTTAACTTTTTCTTTCACATAACCAACGACAACATTTGTCATTCCATGAGAACGATCAATTACTGCATCTACTTCAATACCTGCACGCGTGATTTTCTCCCCTAAATCTTTTGGATCTAATCCTTGTGTATTTACATATTCTGATAACCATTTCGTCGAAACTAACATGTCAAATTCCTCCTTACACTTCTGTTCGGTGGAATTGCGATAAGAAACGCACATCATTCGTATAGAAATGACGAATATCTTCCACTCCATATTTCAACATTGCAATACGTTCTGGACCCATACCAAATGCAAATCCAGAAAGCTTTTTAGAATCATAGCCAGCCATCTCTAAAACGTTTGGATGAACCATACCAGCACCTAAAATCTCGAGCCAGCCTGTTTTCTTACAAACGTTACAGCCATCGCCACCACATTTAAAGCAAGAAATATCCATTTCCACAGAAGGCTCCGTGAATGGGAAAAAGCTTGGACGTAGACGGATTTCACGGTCGTCCCCAAACATTTTCTTCGCAAATATAGAAAGAGTACCTTTAAGATCACTCATGCGAATATTTTCCCCGATAACAAGTCCTTCAATTTGTGTAAATTGGTGTGAATGTGTCGCATCGTCACTATCACGACGATACACTTTACCAGGACAAATAATCTTAATTGGTTGGCCTTCCTTTGCTTCCATCGTACGAGCCTGCACTGGAGACGTGTGTGTACGTAAAAGAATATCCTCTGAAATATAAAAAGAATCCTGCATATCACGAGCTGGATGACCTTTTGGTAAATTCAATGCTTCAAAATTGTAATAGTCTTTCTCTACTTCAGGACCTTCAGCAATCTCATAACCCATGCTTATAAATAAATCTTCAATCTCCTCTACTACTCGAGTAAGTGGATGATGATTTCCAGTCTTCACGGGACGACCTGGTAAAGTTACATCAATAGATTCTTTTTCTAATTGCTCATTGATAGCCTGTTCTTGAAGTAATGTCATACGCGCTTCTAATACAGTAGTTACCTCTTCACGAACGACATTTACTAGTGCTCCCATTATTGGACGCTCTTCTGCAGGAAGTTTACCCATTCCTTTTAGTAGATCCGTAATCGGTCCTTTTTTCCCTAAGTAGGCAACACGCACGTCATTTAGTTCTTTAACGTTGCCTGAAGCTTCAATTTTTTGTAGTACTTCTTCTTTTAACTGTTGAAGTTGTGCTTCCATGTTTATATACTCTCCTTTTCGACAAAATAAAAAACCCCGCCCCTATAAAAGGGACGAGGACTAATTTCGCGGTACCACCCTGATTATTGCACTAAGATAAGTGCAATCACTCAATTCGACTAACGGCTCTACACCGGCACACCTTTACAGCAATTGCTGGTCCCGGTGGCAGCTAGCGGGGTGAACTTCTATATGCATTCTCCATTTACACTTTCAGTCAAGGTGTAAAATCCCTCAATTTCGAATAATCATATATACTTTTCCCGATTACAGCTTTTATTTATCAAATTAAATCTATTATACGGACTTTTTTATTTTTGTTCAAGTCTGTTTTATTCAGAAAATGTAGAAAAATAATAGTCCTACTACATTGCGCACACAACCTATAAAGTAGTATTTCCGTTTCAGGCGGACGCTTTCCGCGGGGTGAGCGATGAGCCATCACCACAGCTCAAGCGTCCGTTGTGATGGCTCATCTGTCTCACTCATCCCGCTGGAGTCGCCGCCTTCCACTTCAATCAATAAAGCAATTAGCAATTAGAAAAATAACAGGGTCCAAAATTATTTTAACGTAAGTCCGTATAAGAGAATTCCCGTAGCTACTGCGACATTTAATGACTCTGCTTGTCCTAATAAAGGAACGATAATATTTTGGTCGGTTTCCTCAAGAAGATCTTTACTAATACCACTTCCTTCATTTCCGACGATTAACGCAAATGATTCTTCTTTTTTCACTTCATTATAAGGTGTAGAATTTTCAAACGCTGTACCATAGACGGTTACTTTTCGTTCTTTCAACTTTTCTACCCAATCAGAGAGATTACCTTTAATGATTGGCAAATGAAAGTGAGATCCCTGTGCCGAACGCAATGTTTTTGAATTATAGGCATCTGCTGATCCTTTTCCAAGAATAACAGCATCAAGACCAGCCGCATCTGCGGTACGAATCATTGTGCCGATATTCCCTGGATCTTGCACCGCATCTATTAATAATATGCGATTCCAGTTAACATGCTCTTCTTCATTCACAGTTTGTTGCTTGCAATGCGCAAATATACCTTGCGTATGCTCTGTTTCGGCTAGCTCTTTTTTTATCAAATCATTTATTTCTACAACTTCCATATTTTCTATATCCCAATTTTCCGGAACTTCAGCTGTATCGCTTATCATTATAGTGAGTACATTTTCTTTTTGCTTAATAGCTTCTTCTACTAAATGATATCCTTCTATAATGAATTCTCCTGTTTTGTCTCGTTCTTTTCTAACACTTAATAATTTTTTCCAATGCTTTACTAGAGAATTTTGGGGAGATTCAATTCGTTTCATATATATGTAACCGCCTTTTTTATTTTAGTGTAACAAAATCATGTATAGCTTGCGAGAGTTTGGGGAAGATAATTGCGAGGAGTGATGAAAATGGATTTTCAAATTAGAGAAGCTATTACTGCTAATATGAAAGGTCATACGGCAACAGACATTCGAGGTGTAGTAGAAGACGCGATTCAAAGAGGCGAGGAACATTTACTGCCTGGGCTAGGTGTGTTCTTCGAAAAATGGTGGAACATGACA is drawn from Psychrobacillus sp. INOP01 and contains these coding sequences:
- the pheT gene encoding phenylalanine--tRNA ligase subunit beta, whose protein sequence is MLVSTKWLSEYVNTQGLDPKDLGEKITRAGIEVDAVIDRSHGMTNVVVGYVKEKVKHPEADKLNICQVDVGEETTQIICGAPNVEAGQKVIVARPGAVLPGGMKIKKAKLRGEESNGMICSLQELGIEGRLVSKAYADGIYVLPETAVPGESVLPLLGLDDVVLELGLTPNRSDALSMLGVAYEVGAILSEDMKYPEAAYSESNEKATDYLNLKVDAIEENPMYIAKVVKNIQVKESPLWLQHRLMAAGVRPHNNVVDITNYVLMEYGQPLHAFDYDRLETKEIVVRLAGEGEKIVTLDDQERTLKSNHLVITNGNEPVAIAGVMGGANSEVHDGTTTVVIESAYFVGGSVRQTSKDHNLRSDASARFEKGVDPNRVILAAERAASLLAELAGGEVLAGSVIVDELDKTPIEVVVSPDFINNRLGMKISLEDMTSILSRLKFDYQAANGLLYIKAPTRRQDIKIEEDIIEEIARMYGYDEIPMTLPVEESKPGGLSSYQAKRRQVRAYLEGAGLYQAITYSLTSKEMSQKFALETAPVTELLMPMSEERSILRQSLIPHLLEAVTYNTARQADTVALYEVGSVFLGETESGLPHEQEHLAAVISGKWLDHSWQGEKKAVDFFVLKGIVEGLMDLLGHTNELTFERAVVDGLHPGRTASIKLAGEEIGLIAQLHPSEQKARDLKETYVVEMNLAKVLNKEVEALYYAPVSKFPSITRDIALVVDSEKATGELQAIIQLSGGRLLKNVHLFDLYEGEKMEPGKKSVAFSLTYFDPERTLTDEEVVNAHNKVLKALAEQVGAELRG
- the pheS gene encoding phenylalanine--tRNA ligase subunit alpha; the encoded protein is MEAQLQQLKEEVLQKIEASGNVKELNDVRVAYLGKKGPITDLLKGMGKLPAEERPIMGALVNVVREEVTTVLEARMTLLQEQAINEQLEKESIDVTLPGRPVKTGNHHPLTRVVEEIEDLFISMGYEIAEGPEVEKDYYNFEALNLPKGHPARDMQDSFYISEDILLRTHTSPVQARTMEAKEGQPIKIICPGKVYRRDSDDATHSHQFTQIEGLVIGENIRMSDLKGTLSIFAKKMFGDDREIRLRPSFFPFTEPSVEMDISCFKCGGDGCNVCKKTGWLEILGAGMVHPNVLEMAGYDSKKLSGFAFGMGPERIAMLKYGVEDIRHFYTNDVRFLSQFHRTEV
- a CDS encoding RNA methyltransferase, which encodes MKRIESPQNSLVKHWKKLLSVRKERDKTGEFIIEGYHLVEEAIKQKENVLTIMISDTAEVPENWDIENMEVVEINDLIKKELAETEHTQGIFAHCKQQTVNEEEHVNWNRILLIDAVQDPGNIGTMIRTADAAGLDAVILGKGSADAYNSKTLRSAQGSHFHLPIIKGNLSDWVEKLKERKVTVYGTAFENSTPYNEVKKEESFALIVGNEGSGISKDLLEETDQNIIVPLLGQAESLNVAVATGILLYGLTLK
- the sspI gene encoding small acid-soluble spore protein SspI → MDFQIREAITANMKGHTATDIRGVVEDAIQRGEEHLLPGLGVFFEKWWNMTDESNKQSVLSELATAFAK